A DNA window from Fragaria vesca subsp. vesca linkage group LG3, FraVesHawaii_1.0, whole genome shotgun sequence contains the following coding sequences:
- the LOC101295402 gene encoding DNA-directed RNA polymerase II subunit RPB2-like: protein MEEEPEYEEQYNDDDDEDEITQEDAWAVISAYFEEKGLVRQQLDSFDEFIQNTMQEIVDEAADIEIRPESQHNPGHQPDFAETIYKISFGQIYLSKPMMTESDGETATLFPKAARLRNLTYSAPLYVDVSKRVIKKGHDGEEVTETQDFTKVFIGKVPIMLRSSYCTLYQNSEKDLTELGECPYDQGGYFIINGSEKVLIAQEKMSTNHVYVFKKRQPNKYAYVGEVRSMAESQNRPPSTMFVRMLSRTSSKGGSSGQYIRATLPYIRAEIPIIIVFRALGFVADKDILEHICYDFADTQMMELLRPSLEEAFVIQNQQVALDYIGKRGATAGVPRDKRIRYARDILQKEMLPHVGTGEFCETKKAYYFGYIIHRLLLCALGRRAEDDRDHYGNKRLDLAGPLLGSLFRSLFRKLTKDVKGYVQKCVDNGKDVNLQFAIKAKTITSGLKYSLATGNWGQANAAGTRAGVSQVLNRLTYASTLSHLRRLNSPIGREGKLAKPRQLHNSQWGMMCPAETPEGQACGLVKNLALMVYITVGSAAYPILEFLEEWGTENFEEISPAVIPQATKIFVNGCWVGIHRDPEMLVRTLRKLRRRVDVNTEVGVVRDIRLKELRIYTDYGRCSRPLFIVDKQRLLIKKKDIHALQQRENPEDGGWHDLVAKGFIEYIDTEEEETTMISMTINDLVQARLNPEEAYSDTYTHCEIHPSLILGVCASIIPFPDHNQSPRNTYQSAMGKQAMGIYVTNYQFRMDTLAYVLYYPQKPLVTTRAMEHLHFRQLPAGINAIVAISCYSGYNQEDSVIMNQSSIDRGFFRSLFFRSYRDEEKKMGTLVKEDFGRPDRANTMGMRHGSYDKLEDDGLAPPGTRVSGEDVIIGKTTPIAPEEAQGQAASRYSRRDHSISLRHSETGIVDQVLLTTNADGLRFVKVRVRSVRIPQIGDKFSSRHGQKGTVGMTYTQEDMPWTVEGVTPDIIVNPHAIPSRMTIGQLIECIMGKVAAHMGKEGDATPFTDVTVDNISKALHKCGYQMRGFETMYNGHTGRRLSAMIFLGPTYYQRLKHMVDDKIHSRGRGPVQILTRQPAEGRSRDGGLRFGEMERDCMIAHGAAHFLKERLFDQSDAYRVHVCERCGLIAIANLKKNSFECRGCKNKTDIVQVHIPYACKLLFQELMAMAIAPRMLTKDVKPIKDKKKGA, encoded by the exons ATGGAAGAAGAGCCGGAGTACGAAGAGCAATACAATGACGACGACGACGAAGATGAGATAACGCAGGAAGACGCCTGGGCTGTGATTTCGGCCTATTTCGAAGAGAAGGGCCTGGTGAGGCAGCAGCTCGACTCGTTCGATGAGTTCATCCAGAACACAATGCAGGAGATCGTCGACGAGGCTGCCGATATCGAAATCCGACCCGAATCGCAGCATAATCCGGGTCACCAGCCCGATTTCGCTGAG ACTATATACAAAATCAGCTTCGGTCAGATTTATCTTAGTAAGCCTATGATGACTGAGTCGGACGGTGAGACGGCGACGCTGTTTCCGAAGGCGGCGAGGTTGCGAAACTTGACTTACTCGGCGCCTCTGTATGTGGATGTGTCAAAGAGGGTTATAAAGAAAGGACATGATGGTGAGGAAGTCACCGAGACTCAGGATTTTACCAAAGTGTTTATTGGCAAG GTTCCTATTATGCTCCGTTCGAGTTATTGTACATTGTATCAAAATTCCGAGAAAGACTTGACAGAGCTGGGGGAGTGTCCTTATGACCAAGGAGGGTATTTCATTATCAATGGGAGTGAGAAGGTGTTGATTGCTCAGGAGAAGATGAGCACGAACCACGTCTATGTCTTTAAGAAGAGGCAGCCTAATAAGTACGCTTATGTTGGGGAGGTGCGGTCTATGGCCGAGTCTCAAAACCGACCTCCCAGCACCATGTTCGTTCGTATGCTTTCCAGGACCAGCTCCAAAGGG GGTTCTTCCGGACAATATATTCGCGCTACTCTTCCATATATTCGAGCTGAAATTCCCATCATTATTGTCTTCCGGGCTCTCGGCTTTGTGGCTGACAAAGATATTTTGGAGCACATATGCTATGATTTTGCTGATACACAAATGATGGAGCTGCTTCGTCCTTCCCTGGAAGAAGCATTTGTTATTCAGAATCAACAG GTGGCTCTAGATTATATTGGTAAAAGAGGTGCAACAGCTGGTGTACCCAGAGACAAGAGGATAAG GTATGCGAGAGATATTCTTCAAAAGGAAATGCTTCCACATGTTGGTACTGGGGAGTTTTGTGAGACCAAGAAAGCATACTATTTCGG ATACATCATTCACAGGCTTCTACTGTGTGCACTTGGTCGGAGGGCAGAAGATGATAGGGATCACTATGGCAACAAGAGGCTGGATCTTGCTGGCCCCTTGCTTGGAAGCTTGTTTAGATCG CTATTCAGGAAGTTAACCAAGGATGTCAAAGGTTATGTGCAGAAG TGTGTTGATAATGGAAAGGACGTTAACCTGCAATTTGCAATCAAAGCAAAAACCATTACCAGTGGTCTCAAATATTCACTTGCTACTGGGAACTGGGGGCAAGCAAATGCAGCTGGGACAAGGGCTGGAGTGTCGCAG GTGTTAAATCGTTTGACATATGCATCCACATTATCACATTTGCGGAGGCTAAATTCTCCCATAGGGCGTGAAG GTAAACTTGCCAAACCCCGGCAGTTGCACAATTCACAGTGGGGAATGATGTGTCCTGCTGAGACACCTGAAGGGCAG GCATGTGGGCTTGTAAAGAACCTGGCATTGATGGTATACATAACAGTGGGATCAGCTGCGTATCCAATCTTAGAGTTTTTAGAAGAATGGGGTACAGAAAATTTTGAG GAAATTTCCCCTGCCGTTATTCCCCAAGCCACAAAGATTTTTGTTAATGGCTGCTGGGTTGGCATACATCGTGATCCTGAAATGTTGGTGAGAACATTGAGGAAGCTTAGGCGGCGG GTGGATGTCAATACTGAAGTTGGGGTTGTCAGAGATATCCGTCTGAAAGAGTTGCGGATATATACGGACTATGGTCGTTGCAGTCGTCCATTATTCATTGTGGACAAGCAAAGGTTGCTCATAAAGAAGAAAGATATTCATGCATTGCAGCAAAGG GAAAACCCTGAAGACGGTGGTTGGCATGATCTTGTAGCAAAAGGATTTATTGAATATATTGACACTGAAGAAGAGGAGACCACTATGATTTCAATGACAATTAAT GATCTTGTACAAGCAAGGCTCAATCCTGAGGAGGCATATTCTGATACATATACTCATTGCGAGATTCACCCCTCACTTATATTGGGTGTTTGTGCTTCAATTATCCCATTTCCTGATCATAATCAG TCTCCACGTAATACATATCAGTCTGCCATGGGAAAGCAAGCTATGGGAATTTATGTCACCAATTATCAGTTCCGAATG GACACACTGGCTTATGTTCTGTACTACCCTCAGAAGCCGCTTGTCACTACAAGAGCCATGGAGCATCTTCACTTCAGGCAACTTCCAGCCGGAATT AATGCCATTGTCGCCATTTCCTGCTATTCTGGTTATAACCAGGAGGATTCTGTCATTATGAATCAATCCTCTATTGATCGTGGATTTTTCCGGTCACTGTTCTTCCGCTCCTATAG GGATGAGGAGAAAAAGATGGGGACTCTTGTCAAAGAAGATTTTGGACGTCCAGACAGAGCAAATACGATG GGTATGCGGCATGGATCTTATGATAAATTGGAAGATGATGGTCTTGCACCTCCT GGAACCAGGGTTTCAGGTGAGGATGTTATCATAGGGAAGACCACTCCCATTGCTCCGGAGGAGGCTCAGGGGCAAGCTGCTTCACGTTACTCACGTCGTGATCATAGCATAAGCTTACGGCACAGTGAAACGGGGATTGTGGATCAG GTCTTATTGACTACCAATGCCGATGGGTTGAGGTTTGTGAAAGTAAGGGTGAGGTCTGTTCGAATTCCACAGATTGGGGATAAATTTAGTAGTAGGCATGGACAGAAAGGGACGGTGGGTATGACGTATACACAAGAAGACATGCCATGGACTGTAGAAGGAGTCACCCCTGATATTATTGTGAACCCTCATGCTATTCCTTCCCGAATGACCATTGGTCAGCTTATTGAGTGTATCATGGGGAAGGTTGCAGCACACATGGGAAAGGAAGGAGATGCTACTCCTTTTACGGATGTGACT GTGGACAATATTAGCAAAGCTCTCCACAAATGTGGATATCAAATGCGGGGATTTGAGACCATGTATAATGGTCACACCGGTCGGCGATTGAGTGCGATGATTTTCCTTGGCCCTACATATTACCAGAGATTGAAGCATATGGTCGATGATAAGATCCATTCACGTGGTCGGGGTCCTGTACAAATTCTTACTAGGCAACCTGCTGAGGGACGGTCCCGTGATGGTGGTTTACGATTTGGAGAGATGGAACGAGATTGCATGATTGCCCATGGTGCTGCTCACTTTCTTAAAGAGAGATTGTTTGATCAGAGTGATGCTTATAGGGTTCATGTCTGTGAGCGCTGTGGTTTAATAGCTATTGCAAATCTCAAGAAGAATTCATTCGAGTGCAGAGGTTGCAAGAACAAAACTGATATTGTTCAG GTTCATATTCCTTATGCCTGCAAGCTGCTTTTCCAAGAGCTTATGGCCATGGCTATAGCACCAAGAATGCTCACAAAGGATGTCAAGCCTATCAAAGATAAGAAGAAAGGAGCCTGA
- the LOC101303208 gene encoding CASP-like protein POPTRDRAFT_810994-like: MITGRRIFTFLLRLLTFAATLVATIVMVTSHDSTNVLNLTFKAKFSNAPAFKYFVVVEAIACAYSLVIMFLSSKGSLWRLVIILDVVVAVLLASSVSSALAIASVGKKGNMHAGWLPICGQVPKFCNHVTAALVAGFVAAILYFLLVIYTLYTVLHPLFVVKS; encoded by the exons ATGATCACCGGCAGGAGGATCTTCACCTTTCTGCTTAGGCTGCTGACCTTTGCTGCAACTCTGGTTGCCACCATTGTGATGGTTACAAGCCATGACTCTACTAATGTCTTGAACTTAACATTCAAGGCCAAATTCAGCAACGCACCAGCTTTCAA GTACTTTGTGGTTGTGGAAGCAATTGCTTGCGCGTACAGCTTAGTCATTATGTTTCTTTCTTCCAAGGGCTCGCTTTGGCGCTTGGTTATCATCCTCGACGTG GTTGTAGCTGTGTTACTTGCATCAAGTGTGTCATCGGCACTGGCAATAGCAAGTGTGGGGAAGAAAGGAAACATGCACGCTGGTTGGCTTCCGATTTGTGGACAAGTCCCCAAGTTTTGCAACCATGTCACTGCTGCTCTTGTTGCTGGCTTCGTTGCAGCAATCCTGTATTTTCTTCTTGTTATCTATACCCTCTACACTGTTCTCCATCCTCTATTTGTTGTAAAATCTTGA
- the LOC101295693 gene encoding protein SUPPRESSOR OF npr1-1, CONSTITUTIVE 1-like, which produces MPTTDEIRLSPKCFKKMENLKIFINVNGRFIGKVKHYPNQLRLLDWPQCPLEYLPSNFDMKKMVQLNMGGSRITRLKGGFKSMQNLTSLNLCGCHFLTQIPDMSGSPNLEFLDLSWCSSLEMVHPSVGNLKKLVTLNLYNCCNLVKLPPEVNCRSLQQLDLGDCRKLESFPEIVGEMKCMKSLSLRYTGIKTLPSSIRYLINLEKLSLNLCRDLTDLPRSIYELQNLEDFDLAECPKLVTFPTKVDLPDGGDYLPGCNSSKIDFLGSTLVYLNLSGCPFVTLPECIKEFFNLSRLILRGCTRLVEIPELPALITELDASDCVSLERISKLSNILERKESQMIERMYLTNCWRLCQNLLAEMAASKEDDDLFSRLLCSQLSDFEIIFPVPRSKIPKWFSCQMDFMGHQRFEFWIEALPNFKWDNNTGLAFCVALDGPYHCRFVDSFHLWIYINEVRVLYSDVNYSSRGYYGTRESNHVSVGYISFAELWRCGYMRPLPPFNCRVVLHPLPDRFSDHFKFKSCGVHLIMPPNEDVCMKLIRAENLTSERSDDDDDDEVDSSKGNWERYRPKHRKDCKELYTDALQQNQEQ; this is translated from the exons ATGCCTACAACAGATGAGATACGGTTGAGTCCTAAATGCTTCAAGAAGATGGAAAATCTTAAAATCTTTATAAACGTCAATGGGCGGTTTATTGGAAAGGTCAAGCATTACCCGAATCAGTTGCGGTTACTTGATTGGCCTCAATGTCCTCTAGAATATTTGCCCTCCAATTTTGATATGAAGAAAATGGTGCAGCTTAATATGGGTGGCAGCCGCATAACACGTCTTAAAGGAGGATTCAAG AGTATGCAGAATCTGACATCCTTAAATTTGTGTGGATGTCATTTCCTAACACAAATCCCCGACATGTCGGGAAGCCCAAACTTAGAGTTCCTGGATCTAAGTTGGTGTTCAAGTTTAGAGATGGTTCACCCTTCGGTTGGAAACCTCAAAAAGCTGGTTACGTTGAATCTTTACAACTGTTGTAACCTTGTGAAGCTGCCTCCAGAAGTCAACTGCAGATCCCTCCAACAACTTGATCTTGGCGATTGCAGAAAGCTGGAGAGTTTCCCTGAAATTGTGGGAGAGATGAAATGCATGAAATCCTTGAGTCTACGGTACACTGGCATCAAAACATTGCCGTCATCCATTCGGTATCTAATCAACCTTGAAAAGTTGAGTTTAAATTTATGTAGAGACCTCACAGATCTACCTCGCAGCATTTATGAACTGCAAAACTTGGAGGACTTTGACTTGGCGGAGTGCCCAAAACTCGTAACATTCCCAACTAAGGTGGACTTACCTGACGGCGGTGACTATTTACCAGGATGCAATTCATCTAAAATTGATTTCCTGGGGTCCACTTTAGTTTATCTTAATTTATCCGGATGCCCCTTTGTTACTCTTCCCGAATGCATCAAGGAATTTTTCAACTTGTCAAGACTCATTTTGAGAGGCTGCACAAGGCTTGTGGAAATTCCCGAGCTTCCAGCATTGATTACAGAGTTGGATGCGAGCGATTGCGTATCGTTGGAAAGAATTTCAAAGCTATCAAACATTTTGGAGCGTAAAGAATCTCAAATGATCGAGAGGATGTACTTGACTAATTGTTGGAGACTCTGTCAAAATTTATTGGCTGAGATGGCGGCAAGCAAGGAAGATGATGATCTCTTCTCTCGGCTCCTATGTTCTCAGCTGTCCGACTTCGAAATTATATTTCCAGTTCCAAGAAGCAAGATTCCAAAATGGTTCAGCTGTCAAATGGATTTCATGGGGCATCAACGGTTTGAGTTTTGGATTGAAGCACTTCCAAATTTCAAATGGGACAACAACACAGGATTGGCTTTCTGTGTTGCTCTTGATGGACCATATCATTGTCGTTTTGTCGACTCTTTTCATTTGTGGATTTACATCAATGAAGTGCGTGTTTTGTATTCTGATGTAAATTATTCTTCTAGAGGTTATTATGGCACAAGAGAGTCGAATCATGTATCGGTGGGATACATTTCATTCGCTGAATTGTGGCGATGTGGTTATATGCGTCCCCTGCCACCCTTTAACTGTCGAGTCGTTCTTCATCCTTTACCTGACAGATTCTCCGACCACTTTAAATTTAAAAGCTGTGGGGTCCACCTTATAATGCCTCCAAATGAAGACGTTTGTATGAAGCTAATCCGTGCAGAGAATCTCACCAGTGAACGTTCTGATGATGATGATGATGATGAAGTTGATTCTAGTAAG GGCAACTGGGAAAGATATCGTCCCAAACACAGGAAGGATTGCAAAGAGTTATATACTGATGCACTACAGCAGAACCAAGAGCAGTAA